Genomic DNA from Acidimicrobiales bacterium:
GGACGAGCACTCGGGTGGTGACGCCGTTCTGCATGTCCGCAGTCTGCCGTGGGATCGGCGCCCGGTCGCGTCGAAGCGCCGCCGGCTACGAGTGGTAGGCGACGAGGCGCTCGGCGAGTGATGATGCCGACGACGTGACACTCACCCGTTCACCCAAGCTGGCGCCACCATCGCCGGCGTCGATCGAAGTCGGGTCCGCCGAAGTGGAGGCAGCTTCCGTGGGATCGTCGGCATCGAACTCGTCGCTGCGTGGCCACAGTGCCCACGTCACGGTGCCGGCGGCCACGAGTGCCAGAAGGAACGGGAGACGGATCAGCAGCTGCGTCGGGAACGGCCCGAGGTTTGCGACCGGCGTGGCCACGATCTCGTTGCGCCCGGGCCGGTGATGGTCCGGTGAGTCACGGTTGTCGCCCTGGAACCCGAACGTGCCGTCGTCGTACTCGGCGACGATCCGGTGCACCACCAGCGACGTGGTGTCGTCGGGCGCCGGGGTCTCGTAGACGGCGATGTCGCCGACGCCGATGTCGTCGCTCGCCCGTGCGTAGAGCAAGTCGCCCGTGTGATACGTCGGCTCCATCGACTCACCCCGCACGACGACGAACACCGCCGAGCCGCCAAATCGGGTGGGCCACACCGCGGCGATCGCCGCTGCGAACGCGACGACTCCGAGCGAGGTGATGAGCATCGCTCGCCAGGATCGCGACGTCGCTGTCATGCCGAGTCCACATGGACGTCGTCCCAGACCGATACGCCATCGAAGTAGGAATAGAGGCCGAAGAACTGGTGGGTGGCGTTCTGGAACGTGGTGCGATCGGCCGCGCTCAGGGTGAAGGTGCTGACGACGGCGCCTCCGATCGTCACGGTCATGACGCCCCCGGTCGACGACGACATCCTCACCGTGGTCGAGGCCGGCCATCCCGTGGCCGCCCCGCTGTACAGGTTGGTCACGTTGGCGAGCAGCGTCCACCCTCCGTCGTACTTCCACACCTGCAGTTCGCCGCTGTTGGTGCTGAGGAGCTCGGCGGTGAGGAACTGGGTTCCTGCCGAGTTCATGTTGGTCACCACGCCGATGTCGAACGTCGTTCCACCCCGGAACGTGGTCGCTTCGACGGCGGCGTACGGCGTGCCGGCATCGAGAACCAGGGCGACGTCGCCCGAGTTCGTGTCGGCCCGGTTGCCCTGGATGGTCCAGGTGCCGCGACGGGCGATCCAGGTCTTGCCGCCGCCGGTCGTCGTACGTCCGTTCAGGTTGGTGTTGTTGGGAGCGTTGAAGTTGTCCCAGGCGATGACCGTCGGCGCCTGGGCGGCTTTGATCTGTCGACTCGCCGACAGTGTTCGCGACGTGATGCCACCGAGCCCAGCGGCGTCGGCGCTGACGACCCCGGCGGCGAGGGAGACCACGAGCGCAAACGCGGCGAAAACGAACCATGGGGTTCGGTGGGTTCGCTCCGGTTGCTGGTAAGCGGTCATCGGATCCTCGCGGACACGTTTGTCAGGTTGATGCGAGCGGGCCGCATCCAGGAGGTGCGGACGAGCCGCCCACCGGACGAGCGGTGGGCGGCTCATCGTTCAGGGTCAGCCCCCGATCACAGCGGCCGCTCCGACCACCAGGTCGCTGGCGAGTCCCGCCGACATGGGGATGGTCGCTGCGCCGCCGGTGACGGTGGCCGTGCCGGCGCCAAGGCTGGCGTTCGACGAGTTGAAGAGGGTCAGCGAGATCGGCAGGCCGTTGCAGGCAGCGTTGATGCCGCTGACTGCGACCGACGTGGTCGTGTACTTGCCGAGGGTCGCCGAGTAGGTGTTGGTGTAGGCCAGGTTGATGCCGTCGGTGTCACAGCTCGACACGACGGTGGCGTCGGCGCCGAGGCTGGTGCTGGTGATGCCGCCGAGCGATGCTGCCGATGCGCCGACCACGCCGAACATGGCCACGCCGGCCACGATCGCCGCAGCGACTTTCCGGTTGCGCCGCCGATCGGAGGCGGTCTCGATCTGTTCGGTCATGTCGTTGCTCCTGTTGCTCAGTTCGCCCCCTGAGAGGGCTCGAACATTGCCGCAACCAATGCATCGACGCGCTAGAGACAAACTTGACGAATTTCTTCGATTCGCTCTCATACCGAGCCCCGAGCAGTCGACTCGCGCCGGGCCGGACCGGGAGGCAAGCTCACAGGACCTGGGTGTCGGTCAGGGGCCCGGTCGACGCCTCGCGCACTCGAAATGGGACAAAACCGACCACGAACGGCCGAATTTGTCCCATTCGAGACGAGAGAGGGTCAGCCTTCGGTCCCTCGGGGGTCGGGATCCACGAGCTGACCTCGGACCTTCGGCAGGTCGTGTGGTCGGTTCTCCCGGAGCCAATGGAGCATGTGCTCACGAATGGCGGCCCGCAGCTCGAACGTGAGCGCACTGTCGGTTGCGCTGGCGAGCACTCGGACCCGGAGGGCGTGGAGGTCGGTGTCGACAACATGGCAGGCGGCGACGTCGCCATTCCACTCGGGTCGGACCGAGATGAACCGCAGGGCCTCGGCCCGGAACGCGGCGACGTCGGCGGTGAGATCGAGATGGAAGTGCGCCGACCCGATCAGCTCCGAGGTGGTCTTGGTCCAGTTCTCGAACCGGTTCTCGACGAAGTACGCGGACGGAATGACGAGGCGCCGCATGTCCCACGCCCGGACCACGACGTAGGTGAGCGTGATCTCCTCGACCGTGCCGTACTCGCCCTCGACCACCACCACGTCGTCGAGCCGGATCGGCTCGGCGAAGGCGATCTGCAGCCCGGCGACGAGGTTGCCGAACGTCGACCGAGCCGCCACACCGGCGAGCACGCCGATCAGACCGGCCGAGGCCAGGATCGAGGTGCCGAGGGCCCGGATCTCGGGGAAGGTCCACATGACCACACCGCTGGTCAGCACGACGATGCCGACGGTGCCCACTCGACGCAGCACGCTGACCTGCGTCTGTGCTCGGCGTGATCGCAGATTGTCGGCCTCGTCGAGCGGCAGCTTCATGACCAGGCCGTCGGCCACCACACCGAGGAGGCGAACAAAGAGGAACCCGAAGCCGCAGATCACCACGATGCGGCTGGCGTGGATCACGCTGGCGTCGGTCTCGGGCTGGAGGGAAGAGTGCCGAACCCACCAGATGAGCACGCTGCCGATGAGGATCACCCGAATCGGCGCCCGGGTCCTCACCAGTACGGTGCGCGACATGCTCGGCTGACGGAGTGTCGAGCGCACGATCAGCGAGACCAGCTTGTGGAGGACCAGGAAGCCGGTAAGGAGGACTGCGGCGCCGATCGACCACTCGACGAAGGTGTCGGGGGAGGGGAGTGCGTCGACCGGCGTCTCCTCCTGGGCGAAGATCAACGACAGACGCGGGAGCGATCCCGGCGCGGCGGAGGTGGCGATGGTCGAGGCGAAGCGCACCTGTCGAGTCTGCCAGCGGAGGGCCGAGCGACCTATCACCGGCATGCGATCGGCTCCGAAGCTGGTCAGATGCCAACCATGCGCATCAATCGGTTCACCGCCGGGTTCCCCGATGTGGAGATTCAGCCCGACGAGGGTCAGCAGCAGATCCTCGACGCCTACCGCCATCTGCGCCCTGCGTCGATGGTGCCGTTGCCACGCTTGGCCGTCGGTGCGGTCGGTGCGTACTTGGCGACCGAGCTACCGACCGGAGGCGTCGGGCTCGAGGAGCTCGAAGAGGATTCTCGTATCCGTAGCCGCCTCACCGTTGGCATGCTCGGCTCGTGCCAGACCGCCCTCGTGGTCTGCTCGGGTGACCCCGGCATGGCCGAACGCAATGGCATCGTCGTGCCCGAACACGAGTTGGTGAGCACTGCGTTCGAAGCGATCGCCGAGGGTGCGAACGAGCTCGGTGCCGCCGGCGCCGAAGGCTTGGTCCATCTGGTATCGCGTGCGGCGCCGCCCGTTGTCGACGGGTTGCTTCGATTCTCGGCCGATGCCGATCGACTCGCCCACCACGTGGTGACCTGGTACCTGCTCACGCTGAGTCTCGGCTTCGTAGCCGACACCGTGGACCCCGAGGTGCAGCAGGGTCTCGCCATGGTCCTGCCTCTGAGCGGTCCCCACCTCGCCTGACCAAGCACTGAAGGCCGCAGCGAACGGTAACGTTGCACGGTGCTATTGGAGTTGGGCACCCATCGTTTCGACGTCACGCATCGGGCACTGGTGATGGGCATTCTGAACCGCACCCCGGACTCGTTCTACGACGCCGGGGCCTATTGGGGGTTCGACCAATTCCTGGCCAAGGCCGAGCAGCTCGTCGACGACGGTGCCGACTTCCTCGATGTCGGTGGGGTCAAAGCCGGCCCGGGCGACGAGGTGAGCCTCGAGGAAGAGCTCGAGCGGGTCGTGCCCGCGATCGCCGCCCTTCGAGAACGTTTCGACCTGCCGATTTCGGTCGACACCTGGCGGGCCGAGGTGCTGCGTGAATCACTGGCTGTCGGCGCCGACGTCGGCAACGACATCAGCGGGTTCGCCGATCCCGACTACTTGGCGGTGGCCGCTGCCGGCGACGCCACGGTGGTGGCGACCCACATTCGACTCGCCCCGCGTGTGGCCGATCCCGATCCCGTCTACTCCGACCTCGTCGCCAACGTGCGCGACTTCCTCGCCGACCGGGCCGACCAGGCACTGGCCGCCGGCATCCGCCCGACTCGGATCATCGTCGACGCCGGACTCGACCTCGGCAAGATCCGAGATCAGTCGATCGAGCTGCTGCACCGGTCCGACGACCTGGCCACGCTCGGCTATCCGCTACTGCTCTCGGCGTCGAACAAGCGGTTCCTGTTCGAGTTGCTCGACACCGACCGTCACGACATCGCCGCCGGCACGATGGCGGCGCATGTGGTCGGCATCGCCAAGGGCTGCCGCGTGCTGCGGGCCCACGACGTTCGTGGCTCGCGCCGGATCGCCGATCTGATGGCCGACGTACTGCGGACACCCGTTCGGACCTGACCATGACCGTGGTGCTGATCAAGGGCGACGATCCGTCGCTCGTCGCCCAGGCGTTGCAGCGTGAGGTCAAGGAACTGCTGGGCGACGGTGACCGCTCGCTCATGGTCGAAGAGGTTGCCGAGGAGCACTACTTCGGCAATCGAGCCGATGCGGTCATCGATCCGCTCGTGTACGCCGCACATACGCCCGGGTTCCTCACGCCGCGCCGCATCGTCATCGGTCGCAACCTGGCGATGTTCACCAAGGCCGATCAGGTGGCGCCCCTTGTTCGCTGGCTCGAAGCGCCGCTCGAGACCACCGACCTAGTGCTCGTGTGGGAGAAGTCGTCGGCCAGCGGCGCACGCATGGGCGCCATCCCGAAGAGCCTGAAGGACGCAATCAAGGCCGCAGGAGGGCGTGAAGTCGACGCCGCGCCGAGCGGCAAGGGTCGCAAGGCGCTGGTCGAGCAGCGGCTGTACGACGCACCGCTGCGCTTCGACCCTGCCGCTCGCAACCGCATCATCGACCACCTGGGCGACGACGCCGGGCGCGTCCAGCCGATCGTCGAGGCACTCATCTCGAGCTTCGGTGAGGGAGCAGCGCTCGGTCTCGCCGACGTCGAGCCCTTCCTGGGGATGGCCTCCGATGTGCCGCCGTGGGAGCTCACTGACGCCATCGACTCCGGCGACATCGCCCTGGCGCTCAACAAGGCCGACCGCATGGTGCGTGGCGGCGAGCGTCATGCGCTGCAGATCATGGCCACGCTGCACGGCCACTACCAGCGGGCGCTGGCGCTCGACGGGCTCGGACTGAACAACGAGAAGGCCGCCGCCGACGTGCTCGGGATCAAGGGTTCGACCTTCCCGGCCAAGAAGGCCATGACGCTCGCTCGCAAACTCGGACACGAGCGGCTGAGCGAGATCACGCTGCTGCTGGCCCAGGCCGACCTCGATCTGCGTGGCGCCTCGGCCATGCCCCACGATGCGGTGATCGAGGTCTTGATCGCCCGTCTCGCCCGGATCTCGCGCTGACGATTCGGTCGTGGTGGCCGACGAGCAAGTCGGCTCGTGAGGTCGAGTCAGGCCGTGGCCGGCGAACGGCGGAGCAGCTCAGGGGAGCCTCGACCGCTCGATCGGTCCGGCTGGCAGCGGTCCTCAGTACCAGTACTCGGCCGGGTTGAGCTGGGCGGCGCAGGTCCAGCCACCCCAACGCTGATTGCGGAACGAGCTGCTGCCGGTGATGCGCCAATCGCTGTGGTCGACGATCCACCGGGCCATGTAGAGGTTGACCAGGGGATGGAGCAACGCTTCGTCCCCACCGCCCATGGCGTTGATGATCGCAGCGATGTCGGCGGGCGCCGCAGCGAACGCCGCCTTGATCTCCGGACCGTTGTAGTAGTTGTTGATCTGCATCAGTCCGATGTCGTAGCTGGAGAAGCTGCCGTGGTTGTTCGTTGCGACCTGTGTGGTGTGACGCTGCGACTCACACTCCATGATCACGAGCGCCTGCTCGAGCCGAAGCCCGGTGAAGAAGCGGCTCGCCATCTCGCGAGCCTCGGCCGGGGTGAGCTGGTCGTTCCAGCGGATCTCCGACGTGGTGGTCGAGGAACCGGGGTGAATGGCCACGAACTCGGCCGACTCGGTGAAGCCGACCACGATTCGCTCCACCGGATTGCGGGTGATCTCGTTCGCCCAGTACGTGAGACCGGCGGCGTCGGGATCGCGCTGGAGGACGTTGCGGTAGAGGTTGGCGATGATGGCCTCGTTCGAGGAGCCGAAGCGGCTGATGAACTCCTCGGAGCGGACGAAGTCACGCGCGATGTCTTCGAGGGCCATGTTGGCGGTCTGCCAGTGGAGGAGCCCTGCGGCATCGGCCTCACGTCCGAGAACGCCGTGGTAGAGGCGTTGGATGGCGGCGGTCGAGCTGGAGGTGGTCGACACGGCGACGCTGCCGTCGGAGAGGGTGAGGAAGCCGACGTTGGGGGCGTCGGCAGCGCCGGCAGGGGTGGCGGGAGCGGCGACCGAGATCAGGGTGGCCAGTGTGAAGAGGGCAGCGATGGCGGGGCGAGTGGCGGCGGCCACGGCGCGTTTGAGTCGAGTGGGTACGGCAATGCGAGCGCTCATGAAGCAACCTCCGGCGGCGATGTCACCAGTGCCGGGCCCCAAGCGTTGGGCGAGACGAGCCGGCGACCGGCGAGCGGGCGCTCGCGAGGGCAGTCGCCGGTGCGAACTGGTGTTCGCTTTCGGCAGTGGCGTTCGGGGGAAGCTACCCCTGCCTCGTCACGGAACCGTCACATCCGCGGTGTGACATGTGACCTCGCCTGCTCCAACCAGCGCCGACGCCCGCACCCACCCACTCGTTCTGTGCGTCAAACACGTCGCCAAACCCGAACTGTGCGTCGAACTTTCCGCAGCCGGGAAGTTTGACGCACAGAACGAAGACCGCGGTGGCTCTGACGCACAGAATGCTCGACAGGCGGGCGAGGGGTGAGGGTGGTGGGGAACGCGGACGAGGGGCCCGGAGGCCCCTCGTTCATCGAGCGTTTGGGTGGTGACTCGGCAGCGACCGGGTCACCGGGTGGCTGAGGCGATCAGGCCTCGGCGGCGGCCTGCTGACGCAGGCGAGCGATCAGGCGGCTCTTGCGGCGAGCGGCCGCATTCTTGTGGAGCACACCCTTCTGGGTGGCTTTGTCGATCTTCTTGATCGCCATGCGGAGGGCTTCGGCCTCGTTCTCGGTGCCGACGGCGGCGGCCGCAGTCTTGGCACGAGTGTTGAGCTCGGAACGGACGGCGCGATTGCGCAGGCGGCGCTTTTCGTTCTGCTTGTTGCGCTTGATTTGGCTCTTGATGTTGGCCATGAGAAATAACCTCTGACAGTACGTCGGACCCGTGGAGGATAACGGAGGCGTCGGGTGATTCCGACCGGTGGTGCGGCTCTTCTGCGAGCAATGTCGAGCGCCGACTCGCTGCAGGCAGCCCGGCGGAGTCCGGCGTGCATCGTGCTGCCCTCGTGGCGCCTGGTTTGCGCCGCCGTCGTGACGCATCCATCGCAGCGCCGTCATGGTGGCGTGGATCAGGCTGCCCAAGTCGTGGCGGGCAACAGATAGCGTTTGGTCCATCATGGAGCGCTCGAAGATCCGCAACATCGCCATCATTGCGCACATCGATCACGGCAAGTCCACCCTTGCCGACCGCATGCTCGAGATCTGCGGTGCGGTCGAGAAGCGAGAGATGCGGGCCCAGTACCTCGATTCGATGGACATCGAGCGTGAGCGCGGCATCACGATCAAGTTGCAGAGCGTGCGTCTCAACTACAAAGACCACATCATCAACCTGATCGACACCCCGGGTCACGTCGACTTCGGCTACGAAGTCAGCCGGTCACTGGTGGCATGCGAGGGTGTGATCCTCGTGGTCGACGCGGCCCAGGGCATCGAGGCCCAGACGCTGGCCAACACCTACCTCGCCCTCGAGAACGATCTCGAGATCGTTCCGGTCCTCAACAAGATCGACCTGCCCGCCGCCGAGCCCGAGCGCTACGCCGCCGAGATCGAGAAGATCCTGGGCTTCCCGGCCGAAGACGTCCTGCAGATGTCGGCCAAGACCGGCCAGGGCGTCGAAGCCCTGCTCGACGCCATCCTCGAACGGATCCCGCCGCCCTCGGGCGACGAGAATGCACCGCTCCAGGCCTTGATCTTCGACTCGCACTTCGATACCTACCGCGGTGTGGTCTCCAGCGTCCGAGTCGTCAACGGCAAGCTCCGCACCGGCGACAAGCTCCGATTCATGCAGGCCGGTTCCAGCTACGACGCCGACGAGGTCGGCGTCCGTCTCCCGGTGAGCAAGCCGGTGAAGGAGCTCGGCCCGGGCGAGGTGGGCTACCTCATCGCCGGCATCAAAGACGTTCGCGAAGCCCGCTCCGGTGAGACCATCACCACCTTCCACGACGGCGCCCCCGAACCGCTCGAGGGCTACCGCGAACCCCAGCCGATGGTCTTCTGTGGTCTCTACCCGGTCGACGGCGACGACTACGACAGCTTCCGCGACGCCCTCGACAAGCTCCGACTCGACGACGGTAGCTTCACCTTCGACCCCGAGACCTCCACCGCACTGGGCTTCGGTTTCCGCTGCGGGTTCCTCGGCCTCTTGCACATGGAGATCGTGCGGGAACGACTCGAGCGGGAGTTCGGTCTCAACCTCATCGCCACCTCGCCGTCGGTGTCCTACCAGATCACGATGCTCGACGGTCAGGAGCGGTTCATCGACAACCCATCGGTCCTGCCGCCCTCTGGCGACTGGAAGCAGATCACCGAGCCCTACCTGCGGGCCTCGATGATCACGCCGAAGGAGTACACCGGCACGCTCATGGAGCTGTGCCAGTCGCGTCGGGGCCGGCTCGAACGCATGGAGTACCTCTCGCCGGAGCGACTCGAGATCGTCTACACCCTTCCCCTCGCCGAGGTGGTGGTCGACTTCTTCGACCAGCTCAAGAGCCGCACCCAGGGCTACGCCAGCCTCGACTACGAACCGGTCGACTACGAACCCGGCGACCTGGTCCGCGTTGACATCCTCTTCAACGGTGAACAGGTCGATGCCTTCTCGACCATCGTCCACCGCGACTCGGCCTACGACTACGGCAAGAACATCACCGAGAAGCTGAAGGAGATCATTCCCCGTCAGCAGTTCGACGTGCCGATCCAGGCCGCCATCGGCGGACGCATCATCGCCCGGGCCACGGTCAAGGCCTACCGCAAGGACGTCACCGCCAAGCTCTACGGCGGCGACGTCACCCGGAAGAACAAGCTGCTCAACAAGCAGAAGGAAGGCAAGAAGCGAATGAAGTCGATCGGCCGGGTCGACATCCCGCCCGACACCTTCATCCGAGCCCTTCGCCTCGACGATTGACACCTCTCGGGGGCGCAACTTTGGCGTCCCGACACCTCTCAGCGGCATCAACTCGCCAAAGTTGCTGAGGGGTGGTGGGGATGAGGCGCTCGGCTCGGGTGCTTGGTGTGCTCGGTGTGGGGTGCGGTCGTCGGGGGTGGCATGGTGGGCGGATGTCCGAGTCGTCGCCTGTGATCTTCTGGTTTCGTCGTGATCTGCGGGTGACCGATCATCCGGCCCTGGCCGCCGCGGCCGAGCGAGGACCGGTCGTGCCGGTGTTCATCTTCGACGACACCCTGACCGCACCGGCCGGCGACAACCGCATGGCCTTCCTCATCGACTCCCTCGCCGACCTCGATGCCAACTCGCTCGGCG
This window encodes:
- a CDS encoding DUF4214 domain-containing protein, with product MSARIAVPTRLKRAVAAATRPAIAALFTLATLISVAAPATPAGAADAPNVGFLTLSDGSVAVSTTSSSTAAIQRLYHGVLGREADAAGLLHWQTANMALEDIARDFVRSEEFISRFGSSNEAIIANLYRNVLQRDPDAAGLTYWANEITRNPVERIVVGFTESAEFVAIHPGSSTTTSEIRWNDQLTPAEAREMASRFFTGLRLEQALVIMECESQRHTTQVATNNHGSFSSYDIGLMQINNYYNGPEIKAAFAAAPADIAAIINAMGGGDEALLHPLVNLYMARWIVDHSDWRITGSSSFRNQRWGGWTCAAQLNPAEYWY
- the lepA gene encoding translation elongation factor 4, translated to MERSKIRNIAIIAHIDHGKSTLADRMLEICGAVEKREMRAQYLDSMDIERERGITIKLQSVRLNYKDHIINLIDTPGHVDFGYEVSRSLVACEGVILVVDAAQGIEAQTLANTYLALENDLEIVPVLNKIDLPAAEPERYAAEIEKILGFPAEDVLQMSAKTGQGVEALLDAILERIPPPSGDENAPLQALIFDSHFDTYRGVVSSVRVVNGKLRTGDKLRFMQAGSSYDADEVGVRLPVSKPVKELGPGEVGYLIAGIKDVREARSGETITTFHDGAPEPLEGYREPQPMVFCGLYPVDGDDYDSFRDALDKLRLDDGSFTFDPETSTALGFGFRCGFLGLLHMEIVRERLEREFGLNLIATSPSVSYQITMLDGQERFIDNPSVLPPSGDWKQITEPYLRASMITPKEYTGTLMELCQSRRGRLERMEYLSPERLEIVYTLPLAEVVVDFFDQLKSRTQGYASLDYEPVDYEPGDLVRVDILFNGEQVDAFSTIVHRDSAYDYGKNITEKLKEIIPRQQFDVPIQAAIGGRIIARATVKAYRKDVTAKLYGGDVTRKNKLLNKQKEGKKRMKSIGRVDIPPDTFIRALRLDD
- the folP gene encoding dihydropteroate synthase yields the protein MLLELGTHRFDVTHRALVMGILNRTPDSFYDAGAYWGFDQFLAKAEQLVDDGADFLDVGGVKAGPGDEVSLEEELERVVPAIAALRERFDLPISVDTWRAEVLRESLAVGADVGNDISGFADPDYLAVAAAGDATVVATHIRLAPRVADPDPVYSDLVANVRDFLADRADQALAAGIRPTRIIVDAGLDLGKIRDQSIELLHRSDDLATLGYPLLLSASNKRFLFELLDTDRHDIAAGTMAAHVVGIAKGCRVLRAHDVRGSRRIADLMADVLRTPVRT
- the rpsT gene encoding 30S ribosomal protein S20, whose amino-acid sequence is MANIKSQIKRNKQNEKRRLRNRAVRSELNTRAKTAAAAVGTENEAEALRMAIKKIDKATQKGVLHKNAAARRKSRLIARLRQQAAAEA
- a CDS encoding mechanosensitive ion channel, with the translated sequence MRFASTIATSAAPGSLPRLSLIFAQEETPVDALPSPDTFVEWSIGAAVLLTGFLVLHKLVSLIVRSTLRQPSMSRTVLVRTRAPIRVILIGSVLIWWVRHSSLQPETDASVIHASRIVVICGFGFLFVRLLGVVADGLVMKLPLDEADNLRSRRAQTQVSVLRRVGTVGIVVLTSGVVMWTFPEIRALGTSILASAGLIGVLAGVAARSTFGNLVAGLQIAFAEPIRLDDVVVVEGEYGTVEEITLTYVVVRAWDMRRLVIPSAYFVENRFENWTKTTSELIGSAHFHLDLTADVAAFRAEALRFISVRPEWNGDVAACHVVDTDLHALRVRVLASATDSALTFELRAAIREHMLHWLRENRPHDLPKVRGQLVDPDPRGTEG
- a CDS encoding S24/S26 family peptidase — encoded protein: MLITSLGVVAFAAAIAAVWPTRFGGSAVFVVVRGESMEPTYHTGDLLYARASDDIGVGDIAVYETPAPDDTTSLVVHRIVAEYDDGTFGFQGDNRDSPDHHRPGRNEIVATPVANLGPFPTQLLIRLPFLLALVAAGTVTWALWPRSDEFDADDPTEAASTSADPTSIDAGDGGASLGERVSVTSSASSLAERLVAYHS